The proteins below come from a single Anguilla rostrata isolate EN2019 chromosome 3, ASM1855537v3, whole genome shotgun sequence genomic window:
- the LOC135250995 gene encoding protocadherin-8-like: protein MGTTTFSDTKKSVAVNSSRVGNKYDQRELYLCRPIYYLVIKTIYFPLKQSIMSCRKIRLGNICIMLLTVLRTVQCTTLEYKTYEEDAPGTEIGSLSHDLKIEPGNNTQRSFRFMEEANSSLLNLGPTDGLLTVREVIDREQLCTQSERCLINFDIVAFYKEKYQLIHVEIEVIDINDHSPRFAHNESHLEISESLAVGTRFPLDIAVDQDVGNNYIQTYEVSSNNHFGIEVRAREDGVKHAELVLLQAMDRETEDAYSIQVTATDGGSPPSSGSMNVHIKVLDSNDNSPAFEHSSYKVELHEDAPIGLLLLKVKAVDPDDGINGEVVYAFVKDSPSEITRVFKIDQFSGAVTLKAAVDYETRRSYELNINAYDLGVDSSPSVCKVFVKVTDVNDNAPEIRIKPMTSMTDGVACITEAAATESFVALIRTSDRDSGSNGNVRVHLHGHEHFKLQQAYGGAVMIVTTTTLDRERNPEYNLTVEAEDLGVPPFKTIKQYTIRVSDENDNAPLFSKSVYEVSVIENNSPGSYITTVVARDLDIGDNGKVVYRLIDRDVLGGVPLSTLVSVNPVTGSLYCVRSFNYELLKLLEVNIVATDKGSPQLSGTATIRIKVVDQNDNSPYISYPVLDNDFADVPIPYNAPYGYLVLQVKARDADEGPNSELIFRILEDKNKLFSINKDSGEIVLKYGLAVMPGEILEIKIAVSDTGRLPLSKSATIRFLVREMLPSEDRITAVLPSNDEEYSSLDISLVVIIMLGGGCALLLIAILTVAVSCKHIRNCRNHEDKKSVTPGLFERSSQNIHNSRDSSVLSEAGYLVNDQTTSSLDESNSLSEERSADTETTVFFPSKSFGPENLHRKPFEQVSLWQGDKYSAPNRGPGSTDQLSVEDSGKGDSDFNDSGSDISDGCRRNPKTSCPLENSSFHPANTIAVAQQGRYCVIPNLATASCRNGYTVAFSHAPVYSRTFANPASWRDRGYGANVPEAVGSHRSRMPLRTTIPSPHVYRHKKETMMQPDNQSHQSQGIPTVHTLSEVV, encoded by the exons ATGGGAACAACCACCTTCAGTGATACAAAGAAGTCAGTGGCAGTCAACTCCTCTCGAGTTGGGAACAAATACGACCAAAGAGAACTTTatttatgtaggcctatttattaCTTAGTTATTAAGACTATTTATTTTCCGCTGAAGCAATCAATTATGAGTTGCCGAAAAATTAGATTAGGAAATATATGCATAATGCTGTTGACTGTACTCCGTACGGTGCAATGTACAACATTGGAGTACAAAACGTATGAGGAGGATGCTCCCGGAACGGAGATTGGGAGCCTGTCTCATGATCTGAAGATAGAACCGGGGAACAACACGCAGAGAAGTTTTCGCTTTATGGAAGAAGCAAACTCGTCACTGCTTAACTTGGGACCTACCGACGGACTTCTAACAGTCAGAGAGGTCATCGACCGGGAGCAGCTCTGCACTCAGTCAGAGCGATGCCTCATCAACTTTGACATTGTCGCCTTCTACAAAGAAAAGTATCAGCTAATTCATGTGGAAATCGAGGTGATAGATATAAATGACCATTCGCCGCGCTTCGCGCACAATGAATCACATTTAGAAATTTCAGAGAGTTTGGCCGTGGGCACAAGATTCCCATTGGACATTGCAGTGGATCAGGATGTCGGTAACAACTATATTCAAACTTATGAAGTTTCTTCGAACAACCATTTTGGAATTGAAGTGCGTGCCAGGGAGGACGGAGTTAAACACGCTGAGCTTGTACTCTTACAAGCAatggacagagaaacagaggacgCCTATTCAATTCAAGTGACCGCAACAGACGGCGGAAGTCCTCCCAGTTCGGGATCCATGAACGTTCACATTAAAGTACTCGATTCCAATGACAACAGTCCAGCGTTTGAGCACAGTTCATACAAAGTCGAGCTTCACGAGGACGCTCCCATCGGTCTTCTTCTGTTAAAGGTGAAGGCGGTCGACCCTGACGACGGCATTAATGGTGAGGTGGTGTATGCGTTTGTCAAAGACTCACCATCCGAGATTACGCGAGTGTTTAAAATAGATCAGTTTTCTGGCGCCGTGACTTTAAAAGCTGCAGTTGACTATGAGACAAGGCGTTCATATGAACTGAACATTAACGCCTATGATTTAGGCGTAGACTCATCCCCATCCGTCTGTAAAGTCTTTGTGAAAGTAACCGATGTAAACGACAACGCGCCAGAAATCCGCATTAAACCAATGACATCAATGACTGATGGAGTGGCCTGTATCACCGAGGCCGCAGCTACGGAGAGTTTTGTGGCTTTAATCAGAACCTCGGACAGAGATTCCGGTTCCAATGGGAACGTGCGCGTCCATTTACATGGGCACGAGCATTTCAAGCTCCAGCAGGCGTATGGTGGTGCCGTCATGATTGTGACCACCACGACTTTGGACAGGGAAAGAAATCCAGAATACAATTTGACAGTGGAAGCTGAAGACCTGGGGGTTCCCCCCTTCAAAACCATAAAGCAATACACGATTAGAGTAAGTGACGAAAACGACAACGCTCCCCTTTTCAGCAAATCAGTTTACGAAGTTTCCGTTATCGAAAACAATTCTCCTGGCTCTTATATTACAACAGTTGTGGCACGCGACCTTGATATAGGTGATAATGGAAAAGTCGTTTACAGGTTAATAGATAGAGACGTGTTAGGAGGAGTGCCTTTATCGACTCTTGTCTCTGTAAACCCAGTGACGGGATCTTTATATTGTGTGAGATCATTCAATTACGAATTACTAAAGCTCTTGGAAGTGAACATTGTGGCCACTGACAAAGGTTCCCCACAGTTATCAGGTACCGCCACAATTAGAATCAAAGTCGTTGATCAAAATGATAATTCGCCATATATTTCATATCCCGTTTTGGACAATGATTTTGCCGACGTGCCTATCCCTTACAATGCACCTTACGGTTACCTTGTGCTTCAAGTCAAGGCTCGAGATGCCGACGAAGGCCCAAACAGTGAGCTTATATTCCGAATTTTAgaggataaaaataaacttttttcaaTCAACAAAGACAGCGgagaaattgttttaaaatacgGCCTGGCAGTCATGCCAGGAGAGATCCTGGAAATCAAGATTGCAGTAAGCGACACGGGGAGATTGCCGCTCTCAAAGAGTGCCACTATCCGCTTCCTTGTCAGAGAAATGTTGCCTTCTGAAGATCGAATTACTGCCGTGCTGCCGTCAAATGACGAGGAATATTCAAGCTTGGACATTTCTCTTGTTGTTATTATCATGCTCGGCGGGGGTTGTGCCCTGCTGCTCATAGCAATCTTGACTGTTGCCGTCTCGTGCAAGCACATACGAAACTGCAGAAACCACGAAGACAAGAAAAGTGTCACTCCTGGCCTTTTTGAAAGGAGCTCCCAAAATATTCACAACTCAAGGGATTCCAGTGTGTTGTCCGAAGCTGGTTATCTGGTCAATGACCAAACTACGTCATCGCTGGACGAGTCGAACAGCCTTTCTGAGGAGAGAAGTGCTGACACTGAGACAACG GTTTTCTTTCCTTCAAAGTCTTTTGGTCCAGAAAACCTTCATAGGAAACCTTTTGAACAAGTATCCTTATGGCAGGGAGACAAATACAGTGCACCAAACAG AGGCCCTGGGAGCACAGATCAGCTGAGTGTAGAAGACAGCGGAAAAGGAGACAGTGACTTCAACGACAGTGGCTCTGACATCAGCGATGGATGCAGACGGAATCCCAAGACTTCATGTCCATTGGAAAACA GTTCTTTCCACCCTGCCAACACCATCGCTGTGGCTCAGCAGGGGAGGTATTGTGTAATCCCGAATCTCGCCACTGCCTCCTGCAGGAATGGATACACAGTAGCCTTTTCCCATGCGCCGGTCTACAGCCGTACCTTTGCTAATCCTGCTTCCTGGAGGGACCGCGGCTATGGCGCTAATGTTCCCGAAGCAGTGGGCTCTCACAGATCGCGGATGCCTCTGAGGACGACCATCCCATCTCCCCATGTCTACCGCCACAAGAAGGAGACGATGATGCAACCAGATAATCAGTCCCATCAGAGCCAGGGTATTCCAACAGTACACACTCTATCAGAGGTCGTTTAA